One genomic region from Amaranthus tricolor cultivar Red isolate AtriRed21 chromosome 12, ASM2621246v1, whole genome shotgun sequence encodes:
- the LOC130828306 gene encoding uncharacterized protein LOC130828306 isoform X4, producing MMPFYRFEVSEVLSRMLPMLSVDETLLKVYEWKPLASNKSTRRYMPYYNVDSFLRMCKNLGMDGIDLFTPSDVVERKNTRKVCMCLRSLSKKAKLRELNVPDFDSVTCTVVMPTDMVECIRKSLEMSQSSSSLSVEQDAEKVSRIRYWRRMSDTASAVSNSCPDNGDEAESSFVVADTNGSSDYDVAESLEILDSPVVADFDSALEINVKDVKHEDDDQCEYLSPCKVESVGSPCSQYYSDEDLCMPSSNCLGSRISGKGPKVNSDTDSDFRIADVSHVPIDWEDFHEDVGNYKDVNADDDEVDSVSRVKKNGDTVCSHEFYPSENNKSNEHLKTSNNPSTDDCENSSELGELHSKCKTDFLHAGDDQRLRHEDNPLDNIGAKHIPFVVEVNPNPSTCGNTNKELSSELLIEISHVSKPTQLPDFSYNVEKNVSENGNVSSEDGEGQLRFEQEESPCSIDYDVQNHNCSSLLVANSNSHDDPCAFERFVAQIGESTPLLLDVDTIIRADDHCSQINNDREEAFSNIMIVPHHTEQNFDNGYIDCNAGSLLDMPCTDINSSPFMVMSMNSTKYSMDCNIAEDGSEGHDNLIESVDDKLINKDDLLFVNSFITALGEPQLNFEPQSLTSVEDTGHANHRCLQEVEKGESEVVKQEGTGKELQSYKPLRKLLKSVVKGTAVLGVAVFLLHLRKNRRENRSEAKKQATHIVKQGLHKPKQMGQKVGSTSSVYPAEKLRLGI from the exons ATGATGCCTTTTTACag ATTTGAAGTGTCTGAGGTGTTATCAAGAATGCTACCAATGCTTTCCGTTGATGAAACTCTGCTTAAAGTATATGAATGGAAACCTCTTGCATCAAACAAGAGTACACGGAGATATATGCCCTATTATAATGTCGATTCATTTTTAAGG ATGTGCAAAAATCTGGGCATGGATGGAATTGATCTCTTCACTCCCTCTGATGTTGTGGAAAGAAAGAACACTAGAAAAGTTTGCATGTGCTTACGTTCTCTTTCAAAGAAAGCAAAGCTAAGAGAATTAAAT GTTCCTGATTTTGATAGTGTAACTTGCACTGTAGTCATGCCAACTGACATGGTTGAGTGCATTCGCAAAAGCCTAGAGATGTCACAATCAAGTTCTTCTTTGTCAGTTGAACAGGATGCAGAAAAAGTCTCAAGGATTAGATATTGGCgg AGAATGTCTGATACAGCCTCTGCTGTTAGTAATAGTTGCCCAGACAATGGTGATGAAGCTGAAAGTAGCTTTGTTGTTGCTGATACTAATGGATCTTCAGATTATGATGTTGCTGAATCTCTGGAGATTTTAGATTCACCAGTAGTCGCAGACTTTGATTCTGCACTAGAGATAAACGTGAAAGACGTAAAACATGAGGATGATGATCAGTGTGAATATCTATCACCATGTAAAGTCGAGTCTGTTGGTTCACCTTGCTCGCAGTATTACAGTGATGAGGATCTGTGCATGCCATCCTCGAATTGCCTTGGTTCCCGTATCAGTGGTAAAGGTCCAAAAGTAAATAGTGATACTGATAGTGATTTTAGAATTGCTGATGTGAGCCATGTTCCAATCGATTGGGAAGATTTTCATGAGGATGTCGGGAACTATAAAGATGTGAATGcagatgatgatgaagttgaTTCCGTATCTCGTGTGAAAAAAAATGGAGACACAGTTTGCTCACATGAATTTTATCCTTCTGAGAATAACAAATCCAATGAACATCTTAAAACTTCAAATAATCCTTCTACAGATGACTGCGAAAACAGCTCGGAGTTGGGTGAACTTCACTCTAAATGTAAAACAGATTTTCTTCATGCTGGTGATGATCAAAGACTGCGTCATGAGGATAATCCATTAGACAACATTGGGGCCAAACATATACCATTTGTTGTTGAAGTAAATCCTAATCCTTCTACTTGTGGGAACACAAACAAGGAGCTTTCTAGTGAGTTGCTAATAGAAATTTCTCATGTCTCGAAACCCACCCAATTGCCTGATTTTTCATATAATGTTGAGAAAAATGTGTCTGAAAATGGTAATGTTAGTTCAGAAGATGGGGAAGGTCAATTAAGGTTTGAGCAAGAGGAGTCTCCTTGTTCAATTGATTATGATGTGCAAAATCACAATTGTTCGAGTTTACTGGTTGCTAATTCCAATAGTCATGATGATCCTTGTGCTTTTGAAAGATTTGTTGCTCAAATTGGGGAATCTACTCCATTACTCCTTGACGTGGACACCATTATCAGAGCAGATGATCACTGTTCTCAAATAAATAACGATAGAGAGGAGGCATTTAGTAACATTATGATCGTGCCACATCACACAGAACAAAACTTTGACAATGGCTATATAGATTGCAATGCAGGTAGTTTGTTGGACATGCCTTGCACGGATATTAATTCTTCACCCTTTATGGTGATGTCTATGAACAGCACAAAATACTCAATGGACTGTAATATCGCGGAGGATGGATCCGAGGGTCATGATAATTTGATTGAGAGTGTTGATgacaaacttataaacaaaGATGACCTGCTTTTTGTTAATAGTTTTATTACGGCCCTTGGTGAGCCACAACTAAACTTTGAACCTCAGTCTCTGACTAGCGTGGAAGATACTGGCCATGCAAATCATCGGTGTTTGCAAGAAGTGGAAAAG GGAGAATCTGAAGTAGTAAAGCAAGAAGGTACTGGCAAAGAACTCCAATCATATAAGCCCCTAAGGAAATTGTTGAAGTCAGTTGTTAAGGGTACAGCAGTATTAGGTGTTGCTGTTTTCTTGCTCCACCTCAG GAAAAACAGACGGGAGAATCGCTCTGAAGCAAAAAAGCAAGCAACTCATATTGTGAAGCAGGGTTTGCACAAGCCAAAACAAATGGGTCAAAAGGTTGGTAGTACGAGCAGTGTATATCCAGCTGAGAAGCTTCGTCTTGGTATATAG
- the LOC130828306 gene encoding uncharacterized protein LOC130828306 isoform X1, producing MNGVMAESPELMVDSSFSPVPQRTSSTESNFRELDDAFLQKQARIWLGEVLQIRFDEQMNISELLADGKLLFEVSEVLSRMLPMLSVDETLLKVYEWKPLASNKSTRRYMPYYNVDSFLRMCKNLGMDGIDLFTPSDVVERKNTRKVCMCLRSLSKKAKLRELNVPDFDSVTCTVVMPTDMVECIRKSLEMSQSSSSLSVEQDAEKVSRIRYWRRMSDTASAVSNSCPDNGDEAESSFVVADTNGSSDYDVAESLEILDSPVVADFDSALEINVKDVKHEDDDQCEYLSPCKVESVGSPCSQYYSDEDLCMPSSNCLGSRISGKGPKVNSDTDSDFRIADVSHVPIDWEDFHEDVGNYKDVNADDDEVDSVSRVKKNGDTVCSHEFYPSENNKSNEHLKTSNNPSTDDCENSSELGELHSKCKTDFLHAGDDQRLRHEDNPLDNIGAKHIPFVVEVNPNPSTCGNTNKELSSELLIEISHVSKPTQLPDFSYNVEKNVSENGNVSSEDGEGQLRFEQEESPCSIDYDVQNHNCSSLLVANSNSHDDPCAFERFVAQIGESTPLLLDVDTIIRADDHCSQINNDREEAFSNIMIVPHHTEQNFDNGYIDCNAGSLLDMPCTDINSSPFMVMSMNSTKYSMDCNIAEDGSEGHDNLIESVDDKLINKDDLLFVNSFITALGEPQLNFEPQSLTSVEDTGHANHRCLQEVEKGPLFSFAGLEPRVSRASTSFSPLIRGESEVVKQEGTGKELQSYKPLRKLLKSVVKGTAVLGVAVFLLHLRKNRRENRSEAKKQATHIVKQGLHKPKQMGQKVGSTSSVYPAEKLRLGI from the exons ATGAACGGCGTCATGGCAGAGTCGCCGGAACTTATGGTAGATTCATCTTTTTCTCCGGTGCCTCAAAGAACGTCGTCAACTGAATCTAACTTCCGCGAACTTGATGATGCCTTTTTACag AAACAAGCAAGAATATGGCTTGGAGAGGTCTTGCAGATAAGGTTTGATGAGCAGATGAACATTTCGGAATTACTTGCAGATGGGAAGCTTCT ATTTGAAGTGTCTGAGGTGTTATCAAGAATGCTACCAATGCTTTCCGTTGATGAAACTCTGCTTAAAGTATATGAATGGAAACCTCTTGCATCAAACAAGAGTACACGGAGATATATGCCCTATTATAATGTCGATTCATTTTTAAGG ATGTGCAAAAATCTGGGCATGGATGGAATTGATCTCTTCACTCCCTCTGATGTTGTGGAAAGAAAGAACACTAGAAAAGTTTGCATGTGCTTACGTTCTCTTTCAAAGAAAGCAAAGCTAAGAGAATTAAAT GTTCCTGATTTTGATAGTGTAACTTGCACTGTAGTCATGCCAACTGACATGGTTGAGTGCATTCGCAAAAGCCTAGAGATGTCACAATCAAGTTCTTCTTTGTCAGTTGAACAGGATGCAGAAAAAGTCTCAAGGATTAGATATTGGCgg AGAATGTCTGATACAGCCTCTGCTGTTAGTAATAGTTGCCCAGACAATGGTGATGAAGCTGAAAGTAGCTTTGTTGTTGCTGATACTAATGGATCTTCAGATTATGATGTTGCTGAATCTCTGGAGATTTTAGATTCACCAGTAGTCGCAGACTTTGATTCTGCACTAGAGATAAACGTGAAAGACGTAAAACATGAGGATGATGATCAGTGTGAATATCTATCACCATGTAAAGTCGAGTCTGTTGGTTCACCTTGCTCGCAGTATTACAGTGATGAGGATCTGTGCATGCCATCCTCGAATTGCCTTGGTTCCCGTATCAGTGGTAAAGGTCCAAAAGTAAATAGTGATACTGATAGTGATTTTAGAATTGCTGATGTGAGCCATGTTCCAATCGATTGGGAAGATTTTCATGAGGATGTCGGGAACTATAAAGATGTGAATGcagatgatgatgaagttgaTTCCGTATCTCGTGTGAAAAAAAATGGAGACACAGTTTGCTCACATGAATTTTATCCTTCTGAGAATAACAAATCCAATGAACATCTTAAAACTTCAAATAATCCTTCTACAGATGACTGCGAAAACAGCTCGGAGTTGGGTGAACTTCACTCTAAATGTAAAACAGATTTTCTTCATGCTGGTGATGATCAAAGACTGCGTCATGAGGATAATCCATTAGACAACATTGGGGCCAAACATATACCATTTGTTGTTGAAGTAAATCCTAATCCTTCTACTTGTGGGAACACAAACAAGGAGCTTTCTAGTGAGTTGCTAATAGAAATTTCTCATGTCTCGAAACCCACCCAATTGCCTGATTTTTCATATAATGTTGAGAAAAATGTGTCTGAAAATGGTAATGTTAGTTCAGAAGATGGGGAAGGTCAATTAAGGTTTGAGCAAGAGGAGTCTCCTTGTTCAATTGATTATGATGTGCAAAATCACAATTGTTCGAGTTTACTGGTTGCTAATTCCAATAGTCATGATGATCCTTGTGCTTTTGAAAGATTTGTTGCTCAAATTGGGGAATCTACTCCATTACTCCTTGACGTGGACACCATTATCAGAGCAGATGATCACTGTTCTCAAATAAATAACGATAGAGAGGAGGCATTTAGTAACATTATGATCGTGCCACATCACACAGAACAAAACTTTGACAATGGCTATATAGATTGCAATGCAGGTAGTTTGTTGGACATGCCTTGCACGGATATTAATTCTTCACCCTTTATGGTGATGTCTATGAACAGCACAAAATACTCAATGGACTGTAATATCGCGGAGGATGGATCCGAGGGTCATGATAATTTGATTGAGAGTGTTGATgacaaacttataaacaaaGATGACCTGCTTTTTGTTAATAGTTTTATTACGGCCCTTGGTGAGCCACAACTAAACTTTGAACCTCAGTCTCTGACTAGCGTGGAAGATACTGGCCATGCAAATCATCGGTGTTTGCAAGAAGTGGAAAAG GGtcctttgttttcatttgcaGGTCTCGAGCCGAGGGTTTCACGAGCCTCAACCTCTTTTTCTCCtttgataagg GGAGAATCTGAAGTAGTAAAGCAAGAAGGTACTGGCAAAGAACTCCAATCATATAAGCCCCTAAGGAAATTGTTGAAGTCAGTTGTTAAGGGTACAGCAGTATTAGGTGTTGCTGTTTTCTTGCTCCACCTCAG GAAAAACAGACGGGAGAATCGCTCTGAAGCAAAAAAGCAAGCAACTCATATTGTGAAGCAGGGTTTGCACAAGCCAAAACAAATGGGTCAAAAGGTTGGTAGTACGAGCAGTGTATATCCAGCTGAGAAGCTTCGTCTTGGTATATAG
- the LOC130828306 gene encoding uncharacterized protein LOC130828306 isoform X3, whose amino-acid sequence MMPFYRFEVSEVLSRMLPMLSVDETLLKVYEWKPLASNKSTRRYMPYYNVDSFLRMCKNLGMDGIDLFTPSDVVERKNTRKVCMCLRSLSKKAKLRELNVPDFDSVTCTVVMPTDMVECIRKSLEMSQSSSSLSVEQDAEKVSRIRYWRRMSDTASAVSNSCPDNGDEAESSFVVADTNGSSDYDVAESLEILDSPVVADFDSALEINVKDVKHEDDDQCEYLSPCKVESVGSPCSQYYSDEDLCMPSSNCLGSRISGKGPKVNSDTDSDFRIADVSHVPIDWEDFHEDVGNYKDVNADDDEVDSVSRVKKNGDTVCSHEFYPSENNKSNEHLKTSNNPSTDDCENSSELGELHSKCKTDFLHAGDDQRLRHEDNPLDNIGAKHIPFVVEVNPNPSTCGNTNKELSSELLIEISHVSKPTQLPDFSYNVEKNVSENGNVSSEDGEGQLRFEQEESPCSIDYDVQNHNCSSLLVANSNSHDDPCAFERFVAQIGESTPLLLDVDTIIRADDHCSQINNDREEAFSNIMIVPHHTEQNFDNGYIDCNAGSLLDMPCTDINSSPFMVMSMNSTKYSMDCNIAEDGSEGHDNLIESVDDKLINKDDLLFVNSFITALGEPQLNFEPQSLTSVEDTGHANHRCLQEVEKGPLFSFAGLEPRVSRASTSFSPLIRGESEVVKQEGTGKELQSYKPLRKLLKSVVKGTAVLGVAVFLLHLRKNRRENRSEAKKQATHIVKQGLHKPKQMGQKVGSTSSVYPAEKLRLGI is encoded by the exons ATGATGCCTTTTTACag ATTTGAAGTGTCTGAGGTGTTATCAAGAATGCTACCAATGCTTTCCGTTGATGAAACTCTGCTTAAAGTATATGAATGGAAACCTCTTGCATCAAACAAGAGTACACGGAGATATATGCCCTATTATAATGTCGATTCATTTTTAAGG ATGTGCAAAAATCTGGGCATGGATGGAATTGATCTCTTCACTCCCTCTGATGTTGTGGAAAGAAAGAACACTAGAAAAGTTTGCATGTGCTTACGTTCTCTTTCAAAGAAAGCAAAGCTAAGAGAATTAAAT GTTCCTGATTTTGATAGTGTAACTTGCACTGTAGTCATGCCAACTGACATGGTTGAGTGCATTCGCAAAAGCCTAGAGATGTCACAATCAAGTTCTTCTTTGTCAGTTGAACAGGATGCAGAAAAAGTCTCAAGGATTAGATATTGGCgg AGAATGTCTGATACAGCCTCTGCTGTTAGTAATAGTTGCCCAGACAATGGTGATGAAGCTGAAAGTAGCTTTGTTGTTGCTGATACTAATGGATCTTCAGATTATGATGTTGCTGAATCTCTGGAGATTTTAGATTCACCAGTAGTCGCAGACTTTGATTCTGCACTAGAGATAAACGTGAAAGACGTAAAACATGAGGATGATGATCAGTGTGAATATCTATCACCATGTAAAGTCGAGTCTGTTGGTTCACCTTGCTCGCAGTATTACAGTGATGAGGATCTGTGCATGCCATCCTCGAATTGCCTTGGTTCCCGTATCAGTGGTAAAGGTCCAAAAGTAAATAGTGATACTGATAGTGATTTTAGAATTGCTGATGTGAGCCATGTTCCAATCGATTGGGAAGATTTTCATGAGGATGTCGGGAACTATAAAGATGTGAATGcagatgatgatgaagttgaTTCCGTATCTCGTGTGAAAAAAAATGGAGACACAGTTTGCTCACATGAATTTTATCCTTCTGAGAATAACAAATCCAATGAACATCTTAAAACTTCAAATAATCCTTCTACAGATGACTGCGAAAACAGCTCGGAGTTGGGTGAACTTCACTCTAAATGTAAAACAGATTTTCTTCATGCTGGTGATGATCAAAGACTGCGTCATGAGGATAATCCATTAGACAACATTGGGGCCAAACATATACCATTTGTTGTTGAAGTAAATCCTAATCCTTCTACTTGTGGGAACACAAACAAGGAGCTTTCTAGTGAGTTGCTAATAGAAATTTCTCATGTCTCGAAACCCACCCAATTGCCTGATTTTTCATATAATGTTGAGAAAAATGTGTCTGAAAATGGTAATGTTAGTTCAGAAGATGGGGAAGGTCAATTAAGGTTTGAGCAAGAGGAGTCTCCTTGTTCAATTGATTATGATGTGCAAAATCACAATTGTTCGAGTTTACTGGTTGCTAATTCCAATAGTCATGATGATCCTTGTGCTTTTGAAAGATTTGTTGCTCAAATTGGGGAATCTACTCCATTACTCCTTGACGTGGACACCATTATCAGAGCAGATGATCACTGTTCTCAAATAAATAACGATAGAGAGGAGGCATTTAGTAACATTATGATCGTGCCACATCACACAGAACAAAACTTTGACAATGGCTATATAGATTGCAATGCAGGTAGTTTGTTGGACATGCCTTGCACGGATATTAATTCTTCACCCTTTATGGTGATGTCTATGAACAGCACAAAATACTCAATGGACTGTAATATCGCGGAGGATGGATCCGAGGGTCATGATAATTTGATTGAGAGTGTTGATgacaaacttataaacaaaGATGACCTGCTTTTTGTTAATAGTTTTATTACGGCCCTTGGTGAGCCACAACTAAACTTTGAACCTCAGTCTCTGACTAGCGTGGAAGATACTGGCCATGCAAATCATCGGTGTTTGCAAGAAGTGGAAAAG GGtcctttgttttcatttgcaGGTCTCGAGCCGAGGGTTTCACGAGCCTCAACCTCTTTTTCTCCtttgataagg GGAGAATCTGAAGTAGTAAAGCAAGAAGGTACTGGCAAAGAACTCCAATCATATAAGCCCCTAAGGAAATTGTTGAAGTCAGTTGTTAAGGGTACAGCAGTATTAGGTGTTGCTGTTTTCTTGCTCCACCTCAG GAAAAACAGACGGGAGAATCGCTCTGAAGCAAAAAAGCAAGCAACTCATATTGTGAAGCAGGGTTTGCACAAGCCAAAACAAATGGGTCAAAAGGTTGGTAGTACGAGCAGTGTATATCCAGCTGAGAAGCTTCGTCTTGGTATATAG
- the LOC130828306 gene encoding uncharacterized protein LOC130828306 isoform X2, with the protein MNGVMAESPELMVDSSFSPVPQRTSSTESNFRELDDAFLQKQARIWLGEVLQIRFDEQMNISELLADGKLLFEVSEVLSRMLPMLSVDETLLKVYEWKPLASNKSTRRYMPYYNVDSFLRMCKNLGMDGIDLFTPSDVVERKNTRKVCMCLRSLSKKAKLRELNVPDFDSVTCTVVMPTDMVECIRKSLEMSQSSSSLSVEQDAEKVSRIRYWRRMSDTASAVSNSCPDNGDEAESSFVVADTNGSSDYDVAESLEILDSPVVADFDSALEINVKDVKHEDDDQCEYLSPCKVESVGSPCSQYYSDEDLCMPSSNCLGSRISGKGPKVNSDTDSDFRIADVSHVPIDWEDFHEDVGNYKDVNADDDEVDSVSRVKKNGDTVCSHEFYPSENNKSNEHLKTSNNPSTDDCENSSELGELHSKCKTDFLHAGDDQRLRHEDNPLDNIGAKHIPFVVEVNPNPSTCGNTNKELSSELLIEISHVSKPTQLPDFSYNVEKNVSENGNVSSEDGEGQLRFEQEESPCSIDYDVQNHNCSSLLVANSNSHDDPCAFERFVAQIGESTPLLLDVDTIIRADDHCSQINNDREEAFSNIMIVPHHTEQNFDNGYIDCNAGSLLDMPCTDINSSPFMVMSMNSTKYSMDCNIAEDGSEGHDNLIESVDDKLINKDDLLFVNSFITALGEPQLNFEPQSLTSVEDTGHANHRCLQEVEKGESEVVKQEGTGKELQSYKPLRKLLKSVVKGTAVLGVAVFLLHLRKNRRENRSEAKKQATHIVKQGLHKPKQMGQKVGSTSSVYPAEKLRLGI; encoded by the exons ATGAACGGCGTCATGGCAGAGTCGCCGGAACTTATGGTAGATTCATCTTTTTCTCCGGTGCCTCAAAGAACGTCGTCAACTGAATCTAACTTCCGCGAACTTGATGATGCCTTTTTACag AAACAAGCAAGAATATGGCTTGGAGAGGTCTTGCAGATAAGGTTTGATGAGCAGATGAACATTTCGGAATTACTTGCAGATGGGAAGCTTCT ATTTGAAGTGTCTGAGGTGTTATCAAGAATGCTACCAATGCTTTCCGTTGATGAAACTCTGCTTAAAGTATATGAATGGAAACCTCTTGCATCAAACAAGAGTACACGGAGATATATGCCCTATTATAATGTCGATTCATTTTTAAGG ATGTGCAAAAATCTGGGCATGGATGGAATTGATCTCTTCACTCCCTCTGATGTTGTGGAAAGAAAGAACACTAGAAAAGTTTGCATGTGCTTACGTTCTCTTTCAAAGAAAGCAAAGCTAAGAGAATTAAAT GTTCCTGATTTTGATAGTGTAACTTGCACTGTAGTCATGCCAACTGACATGGTTGAGTGCATTCGCAAAAGCCTAGAGATGTCACAATCAAGTTCTTCTTTGTCAGTTGAACAGGATGCAGAAAAAGTCTCAAGGATTAGATATTGGCgg AGAATGTCTGATACAGCCTCTGCTGTTAGTAATAGTTGCCCAGACAATGGTGATGAAGCTGAAAGTAGCTTTGTTGTTGCTGATACTAATGGATCTTCAGATTATGATGTTGCTGAATCTCTGGAGATTTTAGATTCACCAGTAGTCGCAGACTTTGATTCTGCACTAGAGATAAACGTGAAAGACGTAAAACATGAGGATGATGATCAGTGTGAATATCTATCACCATGTAAAGTCGAGTCTGTTGGTTCACCTTGCTCGCAGTATTACAGTGATGAGGATCTGTGCATGCCATCCTCGAATTGCCTTGGTTCCCGTATCAGTGGTAAAGGTCCAAAAGTAAATAGTGATACTGATAGTGATTTTAGAATTGCTGATGTGAGCCATGTTCCAATCGATTGGGAAGATTTTCATGAGGATGTCGGGAACTATAAAGATGTGAATGcagatgatgatgaagttgaTTCCGTATCTCGTGTGAAAAAAAATGGAGACACAGTTTGCTCACATGAATTTTATCCTTCTGAGAATAACAAATCCAATGAACATCTTAAAACTTCAAATAATCCTTCTACAGATGACTGCGAAAACAGCTCGGAGTTGGGTGAACTTCACTCTAAATGTAAAACAGATTTTCTTCATGCTGGTGATGATCAAAGACTGCGTCATGAGGATAATCCATTAGACAACATTGGGGCCAAACATATACCATTTGTTGTTGAAGTAAATCCTAATCCTTCTACTTGTGGGAACACAAACAAGGAGCTTTCTAGTGAGTTGCTAATAGAAATTTCTCATGTCTCGAAACCCACCCAATTGCCTGATTTTTCATATAATGTTGAGAAAAATGTGTCTGAAAATGGTAATGTTAGTTCAGAAGATGGGGAAGGTCAATTAAGGTTTGAGCAAGAGGAGTCTCCTTGTTCAATTGATTATGATGTGCAAAATCACAATTGTTCGAGTTTACTGGTTGCTAATTCCAATAGTCATGATGATCCTTGTGCTTTTGAAAGATTTGTTGCTCAAATTGGGGAATCTACTCCATTACTCCTTGACGTGGACACCATTATCAGAGCAGATGATCACTGTTCTCAAATAAATAACGATAGAGAGGAGGCATTTAGTAACATTATGATCGTGCCACATCACACAGAACAAAACTTTGACAATGGCTATATAGATTGCAATGCAGGTAGTTTGTTGGACATGCCTTGCACGGATATTAATTCTTCACCCTTTATGGTGATGTCTATGAACAGCACAAAATACTCAATGGACTGTAATATCGCGGAGGATGGATCCGAGGGTCATGATAATTTGATTGAGAGTGTTGATgacaaacttataaacaaaGATGACCTGCTTTTTGTTAATAGTTTTATTACGGCCCTTGGTGAGCCACAACTAAACTTTGAACCTCAGTCTCTGACTAGCGTGGAAGATACTGGCCATGCAAATCATCGGTGTTTGCAAGAAGTGGAAAAG GGAGAATCTGAAGTAGTAAAGCAAGAAGGTACTGGCAAAGAACTCCAATCATATAAGCCCCTAAGGAAATTGTTGAAGTCAGTTGTTAAGGGTACAGCAGTATTAGGTGTTGCTGTTTTCTTGCTCCACCTCAG GAAAAACAGACGGGAGAATCGCTCTGAAGCAAAAAAGCAAGCAACTCATATTGTGAAGCAGGGTTTGCACAAGCCAAAACAAATGGGTCAAAAGGTTGGTAGTACGAGCAGTGTATATCCAGCTGAGAAGCTTCGTCTTGGTATATAG